The Methanococcoides methylutens MM1 genome has a window encoding:
- a CDS encoding RNA methyltransferase has protein sequence MTFNLRIVLVEPLYQGNVGSVARAMKNFGFSDLVMVNPCKLENEARALASHAWDVIEEANVVTSIEEALEGADVVVATTGITGLKMDEHIRMPPYTPHELKEKFNETSGTVAVLFGREDNGFTNEELRMSDMIVSIPTSEIYPIMNLSHATTIILYELSQIEAGEQQLADGFDLRLLHEHIGELLDDIQYPEHKKEKTHLMFKRIFGRAQLMPREVQTLRGFFGRIQQLIK, from the coding sequence ATGACTTTTAATTTGAGGATCGTTCTGGTGGAACCTTTGTACCAGGGTAATGTCGGCTCAGTAGCAAGAGCCATGAAAAACTTTGGGTTCAGTGACCTTGTTATGGTCAACCCTTGCAAGCTGGAAAATGAAGCACGTGCACTGGCATCACATGCATGGGATGTAATTGAGGAAGCAAACGTTGTGACAAGCATCGAAGAAGCTCTCGAAGGAGCCGATGTCGTGGTAGCAACTACCGGCATAACCGGACTGAAAATGGATGAGCATATACGTATGCCGCCGTACACTCCACACGAACTCAAGGAAAAGTTCAACGAAACAAGCGGAACTGTTGCCGTCCTCTTTGGCAGGGAAGATAACGGATTCACGAACGAGGAACTAAGGATGAGCGACATGATAGTCAGCATCCCTACCTCCGAGATCTATCCGATAATGAACCTTTCACATGCTACGACAATAATATTATACGAACTAAGTCAGATAGAAGCTGGAGAGCAGCAACTTGCAGATGGTTTTGATCTCAGGCTTCTTCACGAGCACATAGGAGAACTTCTGGACGATATCCAGTACCCGGAGCATAAAAAAGAAAAAACACATCTTATGTTCAAAAGGATCTTCGGAAGGGCACAGCTCATGCCAAGGGAAGTACAGACATTAAGGGGCTTTTTTGGAAGGATACAGCAACTGATCAAGTGA
- a CDS encoding minichromosome maintenance protein MCM, which yields MSEIKWDEKFRDFLKRYYWDDILLLANEYPEMRSIVVDFPDLEQFDSDLAHELLEHPDDVIPYAEQALREIDIPIEKDLDDAHVQFINIPNRIGIRDLRSKHLLKFISIEGMIRKATEVRPKVTNAAFMCMRCENTSYEPQDGPKFVEPNECENESCGKKGPFKLLIDQSTFVDAQKLQVQESPENLKGGSQPQSLDVDAEDDLAGIVKPGDRLVINGILRSHQRTLREGKSTFYDLVLHANSLEYVDQEFDELDITPEDEETILDMSKDPNIYNNIIGSIAPSIYGYEDIKEALSLQLFSAVPKMLPDGSRVRGDIHILLVGDPGIAKSQLLRYMVKISPRGVFASGKSASSSGLTAAAVKDDLGDGRWTLEAGALVMADMGLASVDEMDKMSKEDKSALHEAMEQQTISVAKAGILATLKSRCALLGAANPKYGRFDKYEGLAEQINMPPALISRFDLIFILLDVPDRTKDSNIANHILKSHYAGELSEQRQKLPTSTVSEEDVESHMEVILPTIDNDLMRKYVAYARRKVFPIMEDEAREHIINYYLDLRRQGEGKDAPVPVTARQLEALVRLAEASARIRLSNVVTLDDAKRTTRISMACMRQVGVDPDTGALDVDVIASGTSKSQRDKIHLVKDIIARVSERHAGSKAPLEEVYAEAESENIERDRVEELITKMKRQGDLLSPDNKHIKIV from the coding sequence ATGAGTGAAATTAAATGGGATGAAAAATTCAGGGATTTCCTGAAGAGATACTATTGGGATGATATTCTTCTGCTGGCCAACGAATATCCCGAAATGCGAAGCATTGTGGTCGATTTCCCGGACCTTGAACAATTCGATTCAGATCTTGCACATGAACTGCTTGAGCACCCTGATGACGTTATCCCCTATGCTGAGCAAGCACTTCGTGAGATCGACATCCCTATCGAAAAAGATCTCGATGATGCACACGTCCAGTTTATAAATATCCCAAACCGCATTGGCATAAGGGATCTGCGTAGCAAGCATTTGTTAAAGTTCATATCAATCGAAGGCATGATACGCAAGGCTACAGAGGTCAGGCCAAAAGTTACGAATGCAGCATTCATGTGCATGCGATGTGAAAACACAAGCTATGAACCACAGGACGGTCCTAAGTTCGTAGAACCAAATGAATGTGAGAATGAATCTTGTGGTAAGAAGGGACCTTTCAAATTACTTATCGATCAGTCCACCTTCGTGGATGCACAGAAACTTCAGGTACAGGAATCACCGGAGAACCTCAAAGGAGGTTCACAACCGCAAAGTCTCGACGTTGATGCAGAGGATGACCTTGCAGGTATTGTGAAGCCAGGTGACCGTCTTGTAATAAATGGAATACTTCGCTCACACCAGAGGACCTTAAGGGAAGGAAAATCAACATTCTATGACCTTGTCCTTCATGCCAACTCCCTCGAATATGTAGACCAGGAATTCGATGAGCTTGACATAACACCGGAAGATGAAGAAACAATACTTGACATGAGCAAAGATCCGAACATCTACAACAATATAATCGGATCCATCGCACCATCTATCTACGGCTATGAGGACATAAAGGAAGCACTCAGCCTTCAGCTGTTCTCAGCAGTTCCTAAAATGCTCCCCGACGGATCCCGTGTCAGGGGTGACATACACATCCTCCTGGTCGGTGACCCCGGTATCGCAAAAAGTCAGTTGCTCCGTTACATGGTGAAGATCTCACCCAGAGGAGTATTCGCATCCGGTAAAAGCGCATCATCCAGTGGTCTGACAGCAGCAGCGGTCAAGGATGACCTTGGCGACGGACGCTGGACACTGGAAGCCGGTGCTCTTGTGATGGCAGATATGGGTCTGGCATCAGTGGATGAAATGGACAAAATGAGCAAGGAAGATAAGAGCGCACTGCACGAAGCTATGGAACAGCAGACCATCAGTGTCGCAAAAGCAGGTATCCTTGCAACCCTTAAATCAAGATGTGCACTCCTTGGTGCTGCCAATCCAAAATATGGAAGGTTCGACAAATATGAAGGACTTGCCGAACAGATCAACATGCCACCTGCGCTAATTTCCAGGTTTGACCTTATATTCATACTTCTTGATGTGCCTGACCGCACGAAGGACAGTAACATCGCAAACCACATTCTGAAATCCCATTACGCAGGAGAACTTTCAGAACAAAGGCAAAAGCTCCCCACATCAACGGTATCAGAGGAAGATGTGGAATCACATATGGAGGTCATACTTCCTACTATCGACAATGACCTGATGAGAAAATATGTGGCCTATGCAAGAAGGAAAGTGTTCCCGATCATGGAAGATGAGGCCCGCGAGCATATTATTAATTATTACCTCGACCTTAGACGGCAGGGAGAAGGAAAAGATGCACCGGTTCCTGTTACAGCAAGGCAGCTGGAAGCCCTTGTCAGGCTTGCCGAAGCCAGTGCTCGCATACGTTTAAGTAATGTAGTTACATTGGATGATGCAAAGCGGACCACAAGAATATCCATGGCCTGTATGAGACAGGTGGGAGTTGACCCGGACACAGGTGCATTAGATGTAGATGTGATCGCATCAGGTACTAGCAAGAGCCAGAGAGATAAAATACACCTTGTCAAAGACATCATTGCACGTGTCAGTGAAAGGCACGCAGGTTCCAAGGCGCCTCTTGAAGAGGTCTATGCAGAAGCTGAAAGTGAAAATATAGAAAGGGACAGGGTAGAAGAGCTGATCACTAAAATGAAAAGACAGGGAGACCTGTTGTCACCTGATAACAAGCACATAAAAATAGTATAA